The Nostoc sp. 'Lobaria pulmonaria (5183) cyanobiont' genome window below encodes:
- a CDS encoding polyphosphate kinase 2 family protein — translation MNHDAFIVSPGSKISLKKNYDPAYKTDFHQKTDAATKLQVDVERLANYQNILYAQNTYALLIIFQAMDAAGKDSTIKHVTSGVNPQGFQVFSFKGPSAEELDHDYLWRSMKALPERGRIGIFNRSYYEEVLVVRVHPEMLQKQQLPHFPNGKKIWKQRFEEINNFEKYLVDNGVIILKFFLNVSKSEQKKRFLARINSPEKNWKFSDNDVRERAFWDDYMNAYEDVFNNTSTKWAPWYIIPADRKWFTRLTVANIICTKLEELNLQYPTVSEEHKQQLLKAKRILEQED, via the coding sequence ATGAATCATGATGCTTTCATTGTTTCGCCAGGTTCAAAGATTTCTCTGAAAAAAAACTATGACCCAGCTTATAAAACTGATTTTCATCAGAAAACTGATGCTGCAACTAAATTACAGGTAGATGTTGAACGACTAGCTAATTACCAAAATATTCTCTATGCTCAAAATACCTATGCTCTGTTGATTATTTTTCAAGCAATGGATGCTGCTGGGAAAGACAGCACAATTAAACACGTGACTTCTGGTGTTAATCCGCAGGGATTTCAGGTGTTTAGTTTTAAGGGCCCTAGTGCGGAAGAATTAGACCATGATTACTTGTGGCGCTCAATGAAAGCTCTGCCAGAAAGAGGAAGAATTGGCATATTCAATCGTTCGTACTATGAAGAAGTTCTAGTGGTTCGCGTCCATCCAGAAATGCTTCAGAAACAACAACTTCCTCACTTCCCTAATGGAAAAAAGATATGGAAACAGCGTTTTGAAGAAATCAATAACTTTGAAAAGTATTTGGTTGATAATGGTGTAATCATTCTGAAGTTTTTTCTAAATGTCTCTAAGTCAGAGCAGAAAAAGCGCTTTTTAGCACGGATTAACTCTCCTGAAAAAAATTGGAAGTTTTCAGATAATGATGTCCGAGAACGAGCTTTTTGGGATGATTATATGAATGCTTATGAAGATGTTTTTAATAATACTAGTACTAAGTGGGCGCCGTGGTATATTATTCCTGCCGATCGCAAATGGTTTACCCGCCTGACCGTTGCCAATATTATCTGCACAAAATTAGAAGAACTAAATCTGCAATACCCAACGGTTAGTGAGGAACATAAGCAGCAACTTTTGAAGGCGAAACGTATTCTAGAGCAGGAAGATTAA
- a CDS encoding tetratricopeptide repeat protein, which translates to MSLSLCMIVKNEAATLPKCLSSVRKVVDEMIVLDTGSIDRTPNIAQQLGAKVHHFKWCNDFSAARNAALKYVTSDWILVLDADETLTPAIVPQLREAIAIDEYLLINLVRQEVGAEQSPYSLVSRLFRNHPDIRFDRPYHALVDDSVSEILTREPHWQIGYLPGVALVHTGYQKSAIAQNNKYAKAATAMEGFLANHPNDPYVCSKLGALYVQTGKISQGMDLLRHGIPGAEDNYDILYELHYHLGIAYSRLQKSPQAISHYQAAIKLPIYPMLKLGAYNNLGNLLKAAGDFNGAKTAYTTALKIDPTFVFGHYNLAMTFKALGLFADAIVYYQHAITLNPNYAEAYQNLGVVLLKIGNHQDSLAAFKKAIALHERYNPEEAKRLRQGLREMQLM; encoded by the coding sequence ATGAGTTTGAGTCTATGCATGATTGTGAAAAACGAAGCAGCAACACTGCCTAAATGCCTGAGCAGTGTGAGAAAAGTGGTGGATGAAATGATAGTCTTGGATACAGGCTCAATCGATCGCACTCCTAATATTGCCCAACAACTCGGTGCAAAAGTCCATCATTTTAAATGGTGTAATGACTTCAGTGCTGCTCGCAACGCAGCTCTCAAATATGTCACTAGTGATTGGATTTTGGTATTAGATGCTGATGAAACTCTGACTCCAGCAATTGTACCGCAGTTACGAGAGGCGATCGCAATAGATGAATATTTGCTCATCAACCTCGTCCGTCAGGAAGTTGGTGCAGAACAATCTCCCTATTCTCTGGTTTCCAGGCTATTCCGCAATCATCCAGACATTCGTTTTGATCGTCCTTACCATGCTTTGGTAGATGATAGCGTCTCAGAAATTTTAACCAGAGAACCTCACTGGCAAATAGGTTATTTACCTGGGGTTGCCCTTGTACACACAGGATATCAAAAAAGTGCGATCGCTCAAAATAACAAATATGCCAAAGCCGCTACGGCGATGGAAGGGTTTCTGGCAAATCATCCCAACGATCCCTATGTTTGCAGTAAATTAGGAGCGTTGTATGTGCAAACTGGGAAAATTTCTCAAGGTATGGATTTGCTCAGACATGGAATCCCCGGTGCTGAAGACAACTACGATATTTTATATGAACTTCACTATCATTTAGGCATTGCCTACAGTCGGTTGCAAAAATCCCCACAAGCAATTTCTCACTATCAAGCTGCCATCAAATTGCCAATTTATCCCATGCTCAAACTAGGAGCATACAACAACTTGGGTAACTTACTCAAAGCAGCAGGAGATTTCAACGGCGCGAAAACGGCTTACACCACAGCTTTGAAAATTGACCCTACTTTCGTTTTTGGACATTATAATTTGGCGATGACATTTAAGGCTTTGGGTTTATTTGCAGATGCGATCGTATATTATCAACATGCAATCACCTTAAATCCCAACTATGCCGAAGCGTATCAAAATTTGGGGGTAGTATTGCTGAAAATTGGCAATCATCAAGATAGTTTAGCAGCTTTTAAAAAAGCGATCGCCCTTCACGAAAGGTATAATCCCGAAGAGGCAAAGAGGCTACGCCAGGGGTTGCGAGAGATGCAGTTGATGTAG
- a CDS encoding PAS domain-containing hybrid sensor histidine kinase/response regulator, with translation MTKENFQQAIVEAHQRLENLSQLASLTVDKSIEQDYPIELLQQAITEISISLEELQQQNEELIATRHLVEVERQRYYDLFNFAPDGYLLTDATGIIQEANYAAAKLLNVRQSYLIGKPMAVFVHQTERQKFRQIMLQLQQQGQIKREELQIFHEQGSTNFPAELTAIAVEDSQGKIGNLRWLFRDISDRHQQEQKIREQAALLDITTDAIIVEDLHNQILFWNQGAEKMYGWQVQEAQGKDAWELLSKETSPQLSAAQKAVIERGTWQGELHKFTKNGDKLIIASRWTLMLDAVGLPKSILIVDTDITEKKQLETQLFRSQRLESLGILASGIAHDLNNLLTPILGIAQLLPLKYPHLDDVSLQMLKILETNAIRSGNLVGQILLFTRGSETEHTIVLVSQLIEDIKQIVQQTFPKYIDIKTDIAQDIGIVVGDSTELHQVLMNLAVNACDAMPNGGKLSISATKVFIDENYARMHIGATVNSYARITVADTGVGINSEIIDRIFDPFFTTKEVGKGTGLGLSILMGIINNHGGFVEVTSQVGIGTKFQVYLPSKEGSTSQIIDEIKLPTGQGELILVVDDELAITQITKTTLEIYNYKVLTAQNGIEALALYTEYKDEIRLVLMDMMMPSMDGKTAIRTLQIINPQVPIVAMSGLATTEALVQSTGIGIQGFLAKPFTTEQLLNFVPKIFR, from the coding sequence ATGACTAAGGAAAATTTCCAACAAGCGATTGTCGAGGCGCATCAGCGACTGGAAAATCTTTCGCAGCTTGCAAGTCTGACGGTAGATAAATCTATAGAGCAGGATTATCCTATAGAGCTTTTGCAACAAGCGATTACCGAAATATCTATTTCTCTAGAAGAGTTACAGCAACAAAATGAAGAATTGATCGCTACACGCCATTTGGTAGAAGTTGAACGTCAACGTTATTACGATTTATTTAACTTTGCCCCAGATGGTTACTTGCTTACAGATGCGACTGGAATTATTCAGGAAGCTAACTATGCTGCGGCTAAGTTATTGAATGTGCGTCAGTCTTACCTGATTGGTAAACCAATGGCTGTGTTTGTGCATCAGACAGAACGGCAGAAATTTCGTCAAATCATGCTGCAATTGCAACAGCAGGGGCAAATCAAAAGAGAAGAGTTACAGATTTTTCATGAACAAGGAAGTACAAATTTTCCGGCAGAACTAACTGCGATCGCTGTGGAAGATAGTCAGGGTAAAATAGGAAACTTGCGCTGGCTATTCAGAGACATTAGCGATCGTCACCAGCAAGAACAGAAAATTCGCGAACAAGCTGCCCTACTAGACATCACAACAGACGCAATTATTGTAGAGGATTTGCATAACCAAATCTTATTCTGGAACCAAGGCGCAGAGAAGATGTACGGCTGGCAAGTTCAGGAAGCTCAAGGAAAGGACGCTTGGGAACTTTTATCTAAAGAAACCTCACCTCAACTATCAGCGGCTCAGAAAGCTGTTATTGAGCGGGGAACATGGCAGGGAGAGTTGCATAAATTCACAAAAAATGGTGACAAACTAATCATTGCTAGCCGCTGGACGTTGATGCTCGATGCCGTAGGCTTGCCTAAATCAATCCTGATCGTTGACACCGATATCACAGAGAAAAAACAACTCGAAACTCAGCTATTCCGTAGTCAACGCCTAGAAAGCTTAGGCATTCTCGCCAGCGGTATTGCTCATGACCTCAACAATCTTCTCACCCCAATCTTGGGAATTGCTCAACTGCTGCCCCTAAAATATCCCCATCTTGATGACGTTTCGCTGCAAATGTTGAAGATTTTAGAAACCAATGCCATACGGAGCGGTAATTTGGTGGGGCAAATTTTGTTATTTACCCGTGGTTCTGAAACAGAACACACAATCGTGCTAGTATCGCAACTGATCGAAGACATCAAGCAGATAGTCCAACAAACATTCCCTAAATACATCGACATCAAGACAGACATAGCGCAAGATATCGGGATTGTTGTTGGAGACAGCACCGAACTGCATCAGGTGTTGATGAATCTAGCAGTCAATGCTTGTGATGCCATGCCCAATGGCGGTAAACTCTCTATTTCTGCCACCAAGGTATTCATCGATGAAAACTATGCCAGGATGCACATAGGGGCAACAGTTAATTCCTACGCGAGGATTACGGTTGCTGATACTGGAGTTGGGATTAACTCAGAAATTATCGATCGGATTTTTGATCCCTTTTTCACCACTAAAGAAGTGGGTAAAGGAACAGGACTGGGTTTATCTATATTGATGGGCATCATCAACAACCACGGCGGTTTTGTAGAAGTAACCAGTCAGGTAGGAATTGGGACTAAATTCCAGGTATACTTGCCAAGCAAGGAGGGCAGCACTTCTCAAATAATAGATGAGATAAAACTGCCAACAGGTCAGGGAGAATTGATTTTAGTTGTTGATGATGAACTAGCCATCACTCAAATCACCAAAACCACACTAGAAATTTATAATTACAAGGTATTGACCGCCCAAAATGGGATTGAGGCGCTAGCTCTCTACACCGAGTATAAAGATGAAATTAGGCTGGTGCTGATGGATATGATGATGCCGTCAATGGATGGGAAAACAGCCATCCGTACCTTGCAAATCATCAACCCGCAAGTGCCAATTGTTGCCATGAGTGGATTAGCTACGACTGAGGCATTGGTACAATCTACGGGTATTGGTATCCAAGGCTTTTTAGCGAAACCCTTCACCACCGAGCAATTATTGAACTTTGTCCCCAAAATATTCCGTTAA
- a CDS encoding CheR family methyltransferase: MTSAEKDPKFENLLSYLRQSRGFDFTGYKRSTLMRRVVKRMQSLTIENFEDYQDYLEVDPEEFNYLFNTILINVTAFFRDSSAWEDIAEQILPNLIKNKKASDQIRIWSAGCASGEEAYTLAILMAEILGVEEFRQRVKIYATDVDEEALNQARQAVYSAKDVQMVPDELRQKYFDVIGNRYVFRQDLRRSVIFGRHDLLQDAPISHLDLLVSRNTLMYFNSETQGRIIARFHFALNDRGYLFLGKAEMLLMHSSLFTPLDLKNRIFTKVSTGNLRDRLLGMANSVDDESTSRLARNLRLRDMGFDTAPIAQIVIDINGILVMVNEQARILFALFPKDLARPFQDLELSYRPVELRSLIELAYHEHRPVTLTNVERYVSNTEIQYLDVQITPLQEADTSFLGVSISFHDVTRYIKLQDALQRSQQELETTNEELQSTNEELETTNEELQSTNEELETTNEELQSTNEELETMNEELQSTNEELQTINNELSQRTIELNRTNIFLFSILKSLQTGIVVIDASFNVSIWNYMVEDLWGLRTDEVLGKSIFSLDIGLPVEQLRSPIHESLSGKKQFEEMIIDATNRRGRQIKCYLAITPLLGIEMQGAVLMMVDVERVNSMISTQEMEERRQQ; this comes from the coding sequence ATGACTTCTGCAGAAAAAGATCCTAAATTTGAAAATCTATTGAGTTATCTCAGACAAAGCCGAGGATTTGATTTTACAGGCTATAAGCGCTCGACTTTGATGCGTCGGGTAGTCAAGCGGATGCAGTCATTAACCATAGAAAATTTTGAAGATTATCAAGACTATCTGGAAGTTGATCCAGAAGAATTCAATTATCTTTTCAACACTATCCTAATTAACGTCACCGCTTTTTTTCGAGATTCATCAGCTTGGGAAGACATAGCAGAGCAAATACTGCCTAATCTGATTAAGAATAAAAAAGCTTCCGATCAAATCCGCATCTGGAGCGCTGGCTGTGCTTCTGGGGAAGAAGCTTATACTTTGGCAATATTGATGGCTGAAATATTGGGAGTAGAGGAATTTCGCCAACGAGTGAAAATCTACGCCACAGATGTAGATGAAGAGGCTCTCAACCAGGCTAGGCAAGCTGTGTATTCAGCAAAAGATGTCCAAATGGTGCCAGATGAACTGCGGCAAAAATACTTTGATGTTATTGGAAACCGCTATGTCTTCCGCCAAGACTTGCGCCGCTCGGTGATTTTTGGTCGCCACGATTTGCTTCAGGATGCGCCCATTTCGCACTTAGATTTATTAGTCAGCCGCAATACATTAATGTATTTTAATTCTGAAACTCAAGGGCGAATTATAGCCCGGTTTCATTTTGCACTAAACGATCGTGGCTATCTGTTTTTAGGAAAAGCAGAGATGCTATTGATGCATTCTAGTCTGTTTACGCCCCTGGATTTGAAAAACCGGATATTTACTAAAGTATCGACGGGGAATTTACGCGATCGCCTCTTAGGTATGGCAAACTCAGTAGATGACGAATCTACGAGCCGTTTGGCTAGAAATCTCCGGCTGCGAGATATGGGTTTTGACACAGCTCCAATCGCCCAAATAGTCATTGATATCAATGGCATTTTGGTAATGGTGAACGAGCAAGCGCGGATTTTGTTCGCCCTTTTCCCTAAAGATTTAGCTCGTCCCTTCCAGGATCTAGAACTTTCCTATCGCCCTGTTGAATTGCGATCGTTAATTGAACTGGCTTATCATGAACACCGCCCTGTGACCCTAACAAATGTAGAGCGCTATGTGTCTAACACAGAAATCCAATATCTAGATGTACAAATTACGCCTTTACAAGAAGCAGACACCAGCTTTTTAGGAGTCAGTATCTCCTTTCATGATGTCACCCGTTATATTAAACTCCAAGATGCCCTGCAACGTTCCCAACAAGAATTAGAAACTACCAACGAAGAATTACAATCTACCAATGAAGAGTTAGAAACTACCAACGAAGAATTACAATCTACCAATGAAGAGTTAGAAACTACCAACGAAGAACTCCAATCTACTAATGAAGAATTGGAGACGATGAATGAAGAACTCCAATCTACTAATGAAGAATTACAGACAATTAATAACGAACTGAGCCAGCGCACCATAGAACTCAATCGCACAAATATTTTTCTCTTCTCTATTCTCAAAAGTCTGCAAACGGGAATAGTGGTAATTGACGCCAGCTTTAATGTCTCTATTTGGAATTACATGGTAGAAGATTTATGGGGCTTGCGAACTGATGAAGTTCTCGGAAAGTCTATCTTTAGTCTAGACATTGGGCTACCCGTCGAGCAGTTGCGATCGCCCATTCACGAATCCCTATCCGGGAAAAAGCAGTTTGAAGAAATGATCATCGATGCTACTAATCGTCGGGGTAGGCAAATAAAATGTTACCTGGCAATTACTCCACTGCTTGGCATTGAAATGCAAGGAGCAGTTTTGATGATGGTAGATGTAGAGAGAGTCAATAGTATGATTTCTACTCAAGAAATGGAGGAACGACGGCAGCAGTAA
- a CDS encoding proton extrusion protein PcxA gives MKNSLSRTAELLRQNFQKSLRSLNRWFSNTPERALLEAYQAAQRIKNIENEHFDNKKISLQSVKYTENVMSYWQVYLNKNLTIIKIRLAEFHLSRGIVNISNSVLLEKLKVIDEVVEKYAIKDEIINNTPLGSNYQPLNINDNKIKKQLNSSNITQVNAAIQKPRLAKISIGRRINKIQADFAPQTEEEFVRNYRISKGRTIIALRFLIVLIVVPLLTQYLSKEFIVTPILERVRGDNTTKIFINSDMEKEALHELHNFQEELRFEYFIHQAPPLSSELTQEKIKSKAIEISEEFSRKTNSSISNAFADLISLFAFGIVIAMSKREIVILKSFMDTIVSGLSDSAKAFLIILFTDIFVGFHSPDGWEVLLAGFAEHLGLPASRNVIFFFIATFPVILNTIFKYWIFRYLSRLSPSALATLKEMDE, from the coding sequence ATGAAAAACTCACTTAGCAGAACAGCAGAATTACTCCGCCAAAATTTCCAAAAATCTTTGCGATCGCTTAACCGTTGGTTTTCAAATACACCAGAAAGGGCACTTTTAGAAGCTTATCAAGCAGCTCAGAGAATTAAAAATATTGAGAACGAACATTTTGATAACAAAAAAATATCTTTACAATCAGTAAAATATACTGAAAATGTAATGTCTTATTGGCAAGTATATCTTAATAAAAACCTAACTATTATTAAGATCAGGCTTGCAGAATTCCACCTGAGTCGGGGAATTGTCAATATCTCTAATTCTGTTTTATTAGAAAAATTGAAGGTTATTGATGAAGTCGTAGAGAAGTATGCTATCAAAGATGAAATAATTAACAATACTCCGTTAGGATCAAATTATCAGCCTTTAAACATTAATGATAACAAAATAAAAAAACAGCTAAATTCATCTAACATAACTCAAGTTAACGCTGCAATTCAAAAACCTAGACTGGCTAAGATTTCTATTGGCAGAAGAATTAATAAAATTCAAGCAGATTTTGCACCGCAGACAGAAGAAGAGTTTGTCAGGAATTATCGCATTTCTAAAGGTAGAACAATAATTGCCCTGCGATTTTTGATAGTTCTCATTGTTGTACCGCTTTTAACTCAATATTTATCTAAAGAATTTATAGTAACTCCAATATTAGAAAGGGTTAGAGGAGATAATACAACTAAAATATTCATCAATTCTGACATGGAAAAAGAAGCTCTCCATGAATTACATAATTTTCAAGAAGAATTGAGATTTGAATATTTTATTCATCAAGCACCACCACTTTCTTCAGAGCTAACACAAGAAAAAATCAAAAGTAAAGCAATTGAAATCTCTGAAGAATTTAGCAGAAAAACTAATAGTAGTATTAGTAATGCTTTCGCTGATTTAATATCACTCTTTGCTTTTGGTATAGTTATCGCCATGAGCAAAAGAGAAATTGTGATTCTTAAGTCTTTTATGGATACGATTGTCTCTGGTCTCAGCGATAGTGCCAAGGCTTTTTTAATTATTCTGTTTACAGATATATTTGTCGGATTTCACTCACCAGATGGGTGGGAAGTCCTTCTTGCGGGATTTGCAGAACATTTAGGTCTACCAGCCAGTAGAAATGTAATCTTTTTCTTTATTGCTACATTTCCTGTGATTTTAAACACTATCTTTAAATACTGGATATTCCGCTATCTCAGTCGTTTATCTCCATCGGCATTAGCTACATTAAAAGAGATGGACGAGTAA
- the cbiE gene encoding precorrin-6y C5,15-methyltransferase (decarboxylating) subunit CbiE, whose product MKWLSIVGIGEDGLQGLSAIALCLLDRAKVIIGGDRHLSMLPTDDRREKLVWTSPISASVEEIIQRRGQSICVLASGDPMCYGIGVTLMRRIPVSEMTIIPAPSAFSLACARVGWSLTEVETLSLNGRPSSLIQSYIYPGARLLILSEGKDTPALVAQILTNRGYSGSKIAVLERMGGADERIVEGTAASWGETEVAVLNAIAVDCIADAGVIPLPRLPGLPDKAYHHDGQLTKREVRAITLAALAPTPGELLWDVGAGCGSISIEWMRSNARCRAIAIEQNSSRLLYIADNAATLGTPNLQIIEAKAPHALKDLPAPDAIFIGGGVTAMGLFDICWEALRLGGRLVANVVTVEGEQTLFQWHERVGGDLTRIAIQRAEPIGKFLGWRAMAAVTQWVVVKSEKLHS is encoded by the coding sequence ATGAAATGGCTTTCTATTGTTGGCATTGGGGAAGATGGATTACAGGGGTTAAGTGCGATCGCTCTTTGTTTACTCGATCGAGCCAAAGTAATTATAGGAGGCGATCGCCATTTATCGATGCTTCCTACAGACGATCGACGTGAGAAACTAGTCTGGACATCTCCCATTAGTGCTTCAGTAGAGGAAATCATCCAACGTCGGGGCCAGTCAATCTGCGTACTCGCAAGCGGCGATCCGATGTGTTATGGCATTGGTGTCACCTTGATGCGGCGAATTCCCGTCTCTGAAATGACGATTATCCCCGCACCTTCAGCCTTCAGCCTCGCCTGTGCTAGGGTGGGATGGTCTTTAACTGAGGTGGAAACTTTGAGTTTGAATGGTCGTCCATCTTCCCTAATCCAGTCTTACATTTATCCGGGAGCGCGGCTGTTGATTTTGAGCGAGGGGAAAGATACACCAGCGCTCGTTGCGCAAATTTTGACAAATCGCGGCTATAGTGGCAGTAAAATCGCTGTATTGGAGCGTATGGGCGGCGCTGATGAAAGAATTGTGGAAGGTACAGCTGCATCTTGGGGTGAAACTGAAGTTGCAGTGTTGAATGCGATCGCAGTTGATTGTATTGCTGATGCTGGGGTTATACCATTACCAAGATTACCAGGATTACCAGATAAAGCCTACCACCACGATGGCCAATTAACGAAGCGTGAAGTTAGAGCAATCACCCTTGCAGCTTTAGCACCCACACCGGGAGAATTATTGTGGGATGTGGGCGCGGGTTGCGGCTCAATTTCAATTGAATGGATGCGAAGTAATGCTCGCTGTCGAGCGATCGCGATCGAACAAAACTCCTCTAGACTACTGTATATTGCCGATAATGCCGCCACTCTCGGTACTCCAAATCTGCAAATCATTGAAGCTAAAGCGCCCCATGCCTTGAAAGATTTGCCAGCACCAGATGCCATTTTTATTGGTGGTGGGGTGACAGCAATGGGACTTTTTGATATTTGCTGGGAAGCACTGCGGCTGGGTGGGCGTTTGGTGGCAAATGTTGTCACGGTAGAGGGTGAGCAAACTTTATTTCAATGGCATGAACGAGTCGGTGGCGATTTAACTCGTATTGCCATCCAACGGGCGGAACCTATTGGTAAATTTTTGGGTTGGCGAGCAATGGCGGCTGTGACCCAATGGGTAGTAGTGAAGTCTGAAAAATTGCATAGTTAA
- a CDS encoding tRNA-(ms[2]io[6]A)-hydroxylase, translated as MLTQLSTINALKQPTSSAWVEQAIANLDIILLDHSHCERKAAGVALNMMFRYPSNTKMVRELTAIAREELEHFELVNQWLERRNIPLAPLPPPPYGAGLKSQVRPKEPERFLDSLLVTGLIEARSHERLGLLAAHCPEPELAKFYRGLMASEARHYGIYWVLAATYFDREIVMQRLDELAIVESELLATLHPEPRIHS; from the coding sequence GTGCTTACTCAGTTATCGACTATCAACGCCCTGAAACAGCCCACTAGCTCTGCTTGGGTTGAACAAGCGATCGCTAATTTAGATATTATCTTACTCGACCACTCCCACTGTGAACGCAAAGCAGCAGGCGTGGCCTTGAACATGATGTTTCGCTACCCTTCCAATACTAAAATGGTGCGGGAGTTAACTGCGATCGCCCGCGAAGAACTAGAACACTTTGAGCTAGTTAACCAATGGTTAGAACGCCGGAATATTCCCTTGGCTCCCCTACCACCGCCTCCCTACGGTGCGGGTTTAAAATCTCAAGTACGCCCCAAAGAACCTGAGCGATTTCTAGATTCCTTACTAGTCACTGGTTTAATTGAAGCTCGCTCTCACGAACGCTTGGGACTATTAGCTGCTCACTGTCCAGAGCCAGAGTTAGCAAAATTTTATCGTGGGCTAATGGCATCCGAAGCGCGTCACTACGGTATATATTGGGTTTTAGCTGCTACTTATTTCGACAGAGAAATTGTCATGCAACGGCTTGATGAATTAGCAATTGTCGAAAGCGAGTTGCTAGCGACTTTGCACCCAGAACCTAGAATTCACAGTTAG
- a CDS encoding VOC family protein → MKLQLTHLRLLVSNYKDSFLFYRDLLKFDVDWGDEDSGYAEFNAGYLKLGLFKKELMAEVVPRIEQPSYIVNRDKIVLIFAVDNVDEVYEQVKAQNSVVVTKPQDRPSWGIRTAHLRDPDGNLIEIYNNLGIVS, encoded by the coding sequence ATGAAGCTTCAGCTAACACACCTGAGACTCCTTGTCTCCAACTACAAAGATTCTTTTCTGTTCTACCGGGATCTGCTGAAATTTGATGTCGATTGGGGCGATGAAGATAGCGGATATGCCGAGTTTAATGCCGGATATCTCAAGCTGGGTTTGTTCAAAAAAGAATTAATGGCTGAAGTAGTCCCAAGAATTGAACAGCCTTCATACATTGTCAATCGAGATAAAATTGTGTTGATTTTCGCAGTCGATAACGTGGATGAAGTCTATGAGCAAGTAAAGGCTCAGAATTCGGTCGTTGTGACTAAACCACAAGATCGCCCAAGCTGGGGAATCCGCACAGCTCATTTGCGCGATCCTGATGGCAATCTCATTGAAATCTACAACAATCTCGGAATTGTTAGTTAA
- a CDS encoding chemotaxis protein CheB, translating to MIEMVENAKNHPPHFTNAAFDIVTIAASAGGLTAIVKVLSTLKAEFPAAIAIVQHLAPQHHSFMAEILSRRTDIIVKQAQEGDSLTSGTAYVAPPNRHLLVNGDGTLSLSQSELVHFLRPSADLLFESVAATYKDRAIALVLTGTGSDGAMGVKAIKKMGGTVIVQDVKTAEFSGMPSAAIQTGNVDFILPLNEISSTLVTLVMGECD from the coding sequence ATGATTGAGATGGTAGAAAATGCCAAAAATCATCCACCTCACTTTACTAATGCTGCTTTTGATATAGTGACGATCGCAGCCTCAGCAGGCGGACTGACTGCTATTGTTAAAGTGCTATCGACTCTAAAAGCAGAATTTCCAGCCGCGATCGCCATTGTGCAACACTTGGCTCCCCAACATCACTCGTTCATGGCAGAAATTCTCAGTCGGCGCACAGATATTATCGTCAAACAGGCACAAGAAGGAGATTCCCTTACCTCAGGAACGGCTTATGTTGCCCCACCCAATCGTCATTTGCTGGTTAACGGTGACGGCACACTTTCCTTATCACAGTCGGAATTAGTACATTTTTTACGTCCTTCGGCTGATTTATTATTTGAATCGGTTGCAGCCACTTACAAAGACAGAGCGATCGCCCTTGTGCTAACTGGAACGGGTAGCGACGGTGCGATGGGAGTAAAAGCGATAAAAAAAATGGGCGGTACTGTTATTGTCCAAGACGTAAAAACTGCCGAATTTTCCGGGATGCCCTCCGCCGCAATTCAAACTGGCAATGTAGATTTTATTCTCCCCCTGAATGAAATTTCCAGTACCCTGGTGACTTTGGTTATGGGAGAATGTGACTAA